TTGTTGAAACACTAATTCTATAGTGATTTGATCAAAAACCTTGGAATTGAGAGGTTCACAGCTAAACTTGCTGtttaagagagaagagaactTAAAGGATGTAGAACAAGATAGAGCATTCATTACTATTTCATTACTTAGATGTGAAGATGATTTTACAATgctataaatagaagaataCTTATACCTATTCAATTGAGCTAACTTTCTAACTCTTACTTCTTCCTTGTTACATTTCGTACGTCGTCTGCTTTTATGTCGTCTCGCGTCTCCTGTGTACTGCTTTATGGAGTTGTGGAAAAGGTGGTAATTGTTCTGACAATCTCCTGGATTTAGATTACATTCATTGTCTTTAATTGCTGTAGATTTTGGCTCAGATTAAGTCCCAAAAAATGGCAGACGTAGAGACTGTTGTTGGTGAAGAAGTTACATGTGCATCCTTATTGGAGAGCTTGCAGGTTTAGTTTCCCCTGTCTTGTCCTGCTCTTTGACGAACAGAACAGAACAGAACTAATCCTTGCTTCAATGCAGAAAATCTGGGATGAAGTAGGTGAGACCAACGAGGAACGGGACAAAGTACGCATTCGATTGGACCGAGATTGCTTGGATGTATACAAGAGAGAATTTGACCAGGCTGTGAAATCTAGGGCTCACCTTCTTCACAATTTGGTAGATGCTAAGGAAAAACTCACCAATCTCCTATCGCTCCTTGGAGAGGAGACCTGCGTTGGGATCGTAAGCAGTTCTTTTGATCATCATGTTATAGTAAATGAGTTTGGGTGTGCTTTTAACTGTTTCTTACTAAGTTGTTCTTTCACAGCCTGAGATCACTTCGGGAACGATCAAAGAACAGCTCGAAGCTATAGGTCCGGCTTTGGAAAGACTTTCGAAGCTCAGGGATGACACGATAAAAGAATTCTACCATGTTCGAGTGGAGGAAGATCCACCCCCTTCGCCTGAAGGCGGGGGTGTTTCTGACTCTCCGTGTGAAGGCAAGAAGAACTATTCGCTGGTGGAGACGGAGTTATTGGCACGCATCCACGCCAACATCTCTGGAGACCCGTCGGTTGGAAGCATGTCAAGGAGGGGGGTTTCTTGGGGGAAGATCGCGGAAAAGTACAACGCTATGAAACCAGAATGGGCACTCGAGCGAGATGGCAAAGGTCTCTGCCGTCACTGGGGCCGGGTGCAGAAAGACCTCTCTAAGTTCACGGACCACGTCACCAATCTGCAGAAGGCACGGCCGAGTGGCACAAGCTGGGATGATGTTCGAAAGAGGGCTTTAAGGGCTTTTTATAAAGATACGAAAAAGCATTTCAAGTACGAGGACGTGTGGAAAATTGTTCAGAGAGACCTCAAGTTATTCGGAGATGCTTCATCTGatccaaaaagaaagaagCTCTCTACCTCTGGCAAATACTCAACAAGCGGTAAGACTTGTGCTGATCCCATCGATTTGGATTCGAGGAGGACAGGGGAGAGTTTGCACGTAGAATTGGCACCGTGTGGGAGTCGTCCCATGAGTCACAGGGCGGCTAAGAGGAAGACGAAGGAAAAGGCGAGCAGTGGGGCCGTGATTGAGGAGAAGTTTCTCGTCTTGTCCGAAAAAATGGGTTTGGTCGGAGAAGCAATTATGATCAAGTCGTATTTAAAAGCACTTGAAAAAGACACGTCGAGGATGAGCGATACCAAAAGGCAACAGCATGAAGCTGCAGTCAAGTTACTTGCGTGCAAACTTGGATTGgtgtaaatttttattttgaatgaaggaattttaggagtttaaattatgttatttcCTGCATTTGAATTACTaatgttttgttatttaaattatgttattttaggaaaaatatcataatttaaataagtatGTAAGATAAGATAGTTAggaaaaatccacctgccacatcagatttaggtcagccataggccagccgcaataaaaataattcaaaatatactacatttacggaattaaaattacgattaaattacggaattaaatttacgagacatatacgggaaaattcattaattgcatttaaaaaaggtacatagataaaaaaaattacattaaaaaaggtacataataaagaaaaaaaactatcgccgtgcaatcctccatgcccacaactcttcaattatatccttttggagttgaatatgagcatccacttagcgcatgttggcaaattccttgagcGGCCGGCTTCATTGAGAGGTACCCCTgtcgtacactaggggtggccgttccgtggcttggaccggcttcatttctttttttcttttttggtttctcctttttttcatttttttctttctttttagtgttttatacatacatctaattgcatttataatataaatcaagaacaaaacaactaattaaatcaattatttaaaatatttaaatcaattacatattttgtattgaattattttatactcattttagggttgaaacacctaactatatattcaactcttaatatcattatgaatacaattcacaattttaaatttttattaagactagattgattagttattaatttaatataaaataataataataataataataataaaataataattataataatttattattattattattatataatattgtgtaattcataatttaaataattacattattattaagtatatttgaatgataataaaagataaattaattatttatttataacatcaaaaaaataatattaatactaattaataataatagtatatagagtgagaagaatgagagaagaaattataatatcacttttggtacttaGTTTTGTATGCCTAAAATAACCTCaatgacaaaaatggaaatatgtaCTTGTTTAGAGGGCATTTTGGGATAAAAGttgcatcaggtaccaaaaatgtaatttatagataccaaaaacgatatagaataaagatcagataccatttatgtgcgaaagtaaaagatcagataccatttatatagttcactccaaacgaaaattatcattcttggTCATTCTACATGTCATGAACTTTTTTCTATCCagatttcacttttttaaccattaattatctatatattattttaatatgtgaCAAATGATTGACGATCGCGAAATTATTTATGagattttttagtaataattaatattaaaatattattaacataGATTAAATACATTCAATGctagtaataatttaaaatttcctttaaaaataagagtgaactacgtaaATGGACATGAATTttctttcgcacataaatggtatctgatttttattttatatcgtttttggtaccccatgacaaaaataatcctaGGTActaaacatgtgattttttttgtaatgggggatatttttgaaaatttcaattaaatagaactaaatatgtgattttgttttcttcctttcttatttctttttttcttctttagtttattcttctttctttttagtattttctcttcgtttcttctttcttttttctccttagtttatgtttcctcttttttcttttctcttctttttcttctttcctttaagtgttttatacatacatctaattgtattcataatataaatcaataacaaaacacctaattaagttaattatttaaaataattaaatcaattgaatatttttaattaaattatttatactcattttagggttgaaacacctaactaaaatattcaactctttatccttatgaatacaattcacaattttaaatttgagtaagtctatattgattagttattaatttaatataaaataataattatttattaattactacgcGTTTTTACTATAAtaacattaatattattataataattaaatataattataactataattatgattaagtatatttaaatgatattagaaataaataattattaatttataatatcaaaataataatattaatattgattaataataatagtataaagagtgaggagaaataatatcacttttggtactaattttgTCCATGCCCAAAATATCTTTTATgacacaaatggaaaaatgaacttgtttagagggtattttggaatgaaaattgcattaagtaccaaaaatgtgatttataagttttaaaaatgatataaagtAGAGATTaagtaccatttatgtgcgaaagtgaaagatgaagTACCATTAATATGATTCACCATAAAAATAAAGGCTTAAAGCCAGGAAAAtggattttctatttgtttcaacataattttcCCCTAAAAGAAGTCGACATTATTTAAACGGGGCAAACTTTATGTCcgatatttataaaatcaatattgcatttttattgataatgcGCCGTCGAATTCACATGACCACATGCATGTGCTGCTCcattattattgtatttttttcttattttaatctctttgTATTTGGGTTGTTTATAATTCACATTGCGACCGTTGTCCAACTTTCTGAAAAATTTTGACCCTTGATTTTTCATacaattttgattgatttattatattttaacgGTAAGATTCAGATAACATAACTATATAAGTCAACTTAACCAAATACTTTAGTGTCTTGATTTAGAATGGATTATGTAGGGCAATTTTTGGTTACGCGAATTATAAAAACTTGAGTTTTGGGCATCATACATTCATCATTTTGGTAACGTAGTTATTTGTTATTATCAATTAAGATCTATTTTCTCATCTAGCTAGTCCTTCATTGGGAGATATCAGATATGGTGAGGACTGAGGAAGGAGTCTTCAAGCAAAGGATCCAATCAAACAACGATTTTACTTAATGGGTTTTATTTAGGTtgatcacattttttaaaattatgttagtTTATCTCTGGATAGACTAAATTAATGATtggatatataatatatactccatccgtccaaaaaaaatagatcaattttgccattttgggacgtccataaaaaatagatcactttctaaaaatggaaagtttatctctcatactttttccactttttcttcactctctcatactttactcactttttctctccatctctcttactttacctactttttctctccatctttcttactttacctactttttctcgtcatctctcttactttaccaattttatattaaaacccgtgccgagcAACAATaaatctattgtttgtggacggagggagtatattttatattcaaaactcaatttactttaattatgttCGAGCTCAATGCTTTCGCTAGCTGGTCTACAAATTTACATTGGTTGATTGTTGTGTTTTTGGGAGATTCGAGAAATGAGTAATAATatgtgataaaaataattaacacaTAAAGACAATAGAATCACGATGTTTGAGACTAAGCGTGAGGTAGGTCATAAATTGTTAGAGAGTTACATATAGGGATTAACTATTGATAGTACGTAGTTCTAATATTGAGTGAATCACTGTCTAAAGACTTTTGAGTCTTGAGATGGAGTCCAGTCTAATTTAATGGTCGTGTAAGTAAAACTTAGAGTTGGATGAAAAGTAGTAAATGAAATCAAAGTCTTGGAATTCTTCCTCTATCTGGACTTTAGTGCAAATTGTTTGATGTTGCAATACGTAGATTTAGATCACAATTCTTGCTcactattgttttattatactCTCTGCcttatgaaaaatgaaacattttctcttttaatatGTCTCGTTAAAAAAGAAAcgtttattaaaatgaaaacatcatCTTTacacatttttccttttaatatgtctcattaaaaatgaaatatttattaaaattaaaacaacatcatctctattttttctcctctcttactttactcatttttcaataactCAAAAAacatcactacaaaaaatctcatgtccgaaaccaaatatttcatatttaatgggacgaagTGCACTTAtagttaattataatactgataaaaatatatcaagtTTTAATGTTGTTGCCATGAACCAACTACAAAGGTAAAGCGGATAAGGGAAAGTGCCAAACGACTCATCTTCGGCTGAGCATGACCgtcataagaaaataaaataattaatgaaaacaaaaaatcatatacttctcccgtcccataaaaataaggatacttttattttagtacgccccataaaaatatcttatttatatttatggaaagttcTTCTGAACTTATTAACcatatataacaaatttatttacaacttatgcTACTATGATCCACCATTGAAcactaatagtaataatatgagtgtcactatccactaatactatttaAACTACCAATTGGTTGGGAATCCTGACTCTCAACCTTTAGATGCCAAGTTTGAATCCTCTGTATTGTACtcctatattttgtttaatcttggttagagcatccgcaatggtcggctagcggccggctagccgattcgtcgcgctagccgatcggctagccgaaccattgcagtcGGCGAGAGCGAAATCGGCTAGCGcttcggcgtgggctggccgatcactcgtcgctggccgaagcggctggccgatcggctagccgccattgtggcggcccgatcggccagcgccgatttttgattttttttttttaaaaaaaaaaactatataaacgcgattttcgtttcattttcatttgtaccacttgttttaacgagttttctctctctctctaactttctgtacaagagcatcatcgagcgatggatcacaacaacgagtccagtccAGCGACGAGTGGATCTCAGACTCCCACGGTACTGTGGGATGCGGATGGGGGCGAATGGGCCCGGGGTTTAACATCCCTTGGAatcagatgatggggatgatggccggTGCGCCGGGGGCGATGGGGGGAACCGGGGGTATGCCGTGGGGATGCCGGGCGGCGAAGCGGGGGAGCGGCGGGCGGTCGGCGCCCGGGTGGGGGTATGCCCCGGATGCGGCGACGAGATGATCTTTGCGGcgagatgatggggatgatgtggcgGGGCGGGATGCCGGGGGGGGATGCGGCACggtatgcatcccgggatgcggGGGGTTCGGGGGTCACCGGGAGGGGACACGGTATATCGGCCGtcgcttgattttttgacggcttcgtctcacacgtcgaccccggtggagacgcagttcactggcgatgaccttctgtcattgcatgatatggggatcgatctcggggaaGATGATACTCCCGTTCCAGCGAGgcgggccgcgccgaagaagaagacgagggggaaggggaagggcaaggcggtcggcgagtcatCGCAGCCCGCACCCCtggccggaggaagtggacggaggatgagtacgccggggtggccaaggggtggttggtggtgtgcgacgatccgccggttgcgaacaaccagcgggtTGTCAACATGTGGTCGAAGATCGAGATGCCTATAGGAGGCACtgcccgcacgggaaggacttcaagcaatgaggaggtccggaaggggtgggagcgcaCCAGGGGCCGCGGTGGGCCGTTTTGCGAATTTGTACGCCAATGCCCTCCGTCGGCTCGAAGTGGGCGGGAATGAGGACGACGCCGGAGGATAGCCACGAGTCGGTTCCCCTTGgaggggaagtataaggagttcaccttcgggagtgcttcttgttgttgaaggactccgagaagttccgggcggggtgcgacggctgggtggccgaagaagcggCGGCGAACTATAGCGGCGACTACGGCGGCCGACGGCCaagcggatcccacgacctccccggatgcgaggagtttccatcccctccttcattCTTGGTCGCCCCCGCCCGGTTGGACAGAAGCGGGCGCAGCGGGCTGCGAGGGACGGatccccctatcgccccgcgaggtccagtcctccgccctcccacccgccccactcgagtacactctccattcgcgtaaccaaacgcgggctcagatgtacaaggtcttccaagagtggaagaacgccactgaccccacggagaagatgtttcttcacgagatgctcgagagcatgcttGTTGATTTGGAGATCGCGAGGTCACGGCTAgcgggttccgacgtgggctcgaGATACCacgggcggcggcggcggcgacggcgacgacagcgatgaggagtagagagtggcggggctcgtgtgttgaagccctttttttaaaaaaaaaaatcatgtacttttttttaaaatctttgtacttttttttaatggaatggattatttttcccgtatatgtgtcgtaaatttaatttcgtattttaatcgtaattttaattccgtaaatgtagtatattttgaattatttttattgcggtgGCCTAtgggctggcctaaatctgatatggcaggtggattttttagtagTGCTGatacgtggcaggggagagaatggctggcctattgctggcctatggctggcctaagcaccattgcgga
The genomic region above belongs to Salvia hispanica cultivar TCC Black 2014 chromosome 3, UniMelb_Shisp_WGS_1.0, whole genome shotgun sequence and contains:
- the LOC125213028 gene encoding uncharacterized protein LOC125213028 isoform X1, yielding MSSRVSCVLLYGVVEKIKSQKMADVETVVGEEVTCASLLESLQKIWDEVGETNEERDKVRIRLDRDCLDVYKREFDQAVKSRAHLLHNLVDAKEKLTNLLSLLGEETCVGIPEITSGTIKEQLEAIGPALERLSKLRDDTIKEFYHVRVEEDPPPSPEGGGVSDSPCEGKKNYSLVETELLARIHANISGDPSVGSMSRRGVSWGKIAEKYNAMKPEWALERDGKGLCRHWGRVQKDLSKFTDHVTNLQKARPSGTSWDDVRKRALRAFYKDTKKHFKYEDVWKIVQRDLKLFGDASSDPKRKKLSTSGKYSTSGKTCADPIDLDSRRTGESLHVELAPCGSRPMSHRAAKRKTKEKASSGAVIEEKFLVLSEKMGLVGEAIMIKSYLKALEKDTSRMSDTKRQQHEAAVKLLACKLGLV
- the LOC125213028 gene encoding uncharacterized protein LOC125213028 isoform X2, which codes for MADVETVVGEEVTCASLLESLQKIWDEVGETNEERDKVRIRLDRDCLDVYKREFDQAVKSRAHLLHNLVDAKEKLTNLLSLLGEETCVGIPEITSGTIKEQLEAIGPALERLSKLRDDTIKEFYHVRVEEDPPPSPEGGGVSDSPCEGKKNYSLVETELLARIHANISGDPSVGSMSRRGVSWGKIAEKYNAMKPEWALERDGKGLCRHWGRVQKDLSKFTDHVTNLQKARPSGTSWDDVRKRALRAFYKDTKKHFKYEDVWKIVQRDLKLFGDASSDPKRKKLSTSGKYSTSGKTCADPIDLDSRRTGESLHVELAPCGSRPMSHRAAKRKTKEKASSGAVIEEKFLVLSEKMGLVGEAIMIKSYLKALEKDTSRMSDTKRQQHEAAVKLLACKLGLV